The genomic window AGAAGACCAAGCTGTAGTTGCCAAATACGTAGAGATTGCCTATACAGAAAAAAAGTTTCCAAATAATTTTATACATCGTATTATCACTAGCGACGGGGAAGTGAAAACAATACATTCTTTAGGAGAAGTAATTCTTGATGATCAAGGAGATATTCTTGAAATGATTGGAACTACCCAAGATATTACCGAGCAAAAAATGGAAGAAAATAAGTTTAGAGGCTTATTAGAATCGGCTCCAGATGCTATGGTAATCACTAATGAAGACTCAAAAATCCAAATGATTAATAAGCAAGCAGAAAAAATGTTTGGTTATAAAATTGAAGAGCTATTTAATAAGTCTGTTGATTTACTTTTACCACAACGTTTTTTAACAGGGTGCGAATCTAAAGTAGATACAGTTTTAAGCGGTCTAGAAGGAACTGAATCATCTGGGGAGGAAGATTTAACTGCTATGAATAAAAATGGGGAGGAATTCCCTGTTCAAATAAATTTAAGTCCATTACAAACAGAAGATGGTATTTTAATTTCGGCCGCCATACGCGATATTACAGAACAAAAATCTGCTCGAAATAAAATAATTAAAGCTAAAAACGATTTGGAAATTTTAGCGCAAAAGTTAATTAAAAACAACGATCAATTAGCCGATTTTGCACATATTACATCGCATAATCTACGAGCGCCTGTAAGTAATCTTAACTCGCTTTTAGGGTTGTACAATACAGCAACAAGTGAAGATGATAAAGCGTTTTTGTTCGAGAAGTTTGAAAAAGTTATTGATCATCTTACACAAACGTTAAATACTTTAGTTAATGCTGTAAAAATTACAAATAACACATCTAAAGAATTTGAATCTGTTAAGTTTAATGATGTTTTGAATAAAACAAAAGATATTCTTACCGGACAGATCATGAAAAATGAGGCTGTAATTACAAGTGATTTTTCTAAAATGGCTAAAATAAAATACGATACCATATATTTAGAAAGTATTTTTCTTAACTTAGTAGGGAATTCTCTAAAGTATAGATCGAATGAAAGAATACCAGAAATATTTATTAAATCTGAAGTAATAAAAGGAAAAGTTAGATTAATATTTAAAGATAATGGCTTGGGAATAGATTTAGAGAAGCATGGGCATAAATTATTTGGTTTAAACAAAGTGTTTCACAGACACCCAGAAGCCAAAGGCGTAGGCTTATTTATGGTTAAAACACAAGTTGAAGCATTGAATGGTACTATATATGCAACAAGCGAAGTAAATAAAGGTACCACTTTTACTATTAATTTTAATTAATTGAATTATGATGAATGCCCCTATTAATATTTGCATAATTGATGACGATGATATTTATAAGTTTACGGTCGTTAAAACACTAGAACTCCTCGAGTTTGAAAAAAATATAAAGGTTTTTGCTGATGGCGAAGAAGCTTTAGAATTCTTGGTAGAAAATCTAAATAAAGACAATGAACTTCCAGATGTTATTTTTCTAGATATTAATATGCCAATTATGGATGGGTATCAATTTATGGAAGAGTACGTTAAAATTAAATCTAAGTTAGGTAAAAAAACAGTGATTTATATGGTGTCTTCCTCAGTAGATCCTGTGGATATAGAGAAAGCTAAAAGGATTAGTGATATATCAGACTATATCATAAAACCCATAGAGCCAGGTAAACTTAAAAGCATTATGGAAAAATTAATTGTAGAAAATAAATAACCCTTTTATTGAGTATCAGCAACTTGGTATAAATTATTTTTAAACGTTGTGATTCATGACCAAAATCATTTAAAATAATTTCAAGCGATGCTATATTTGATAATCTAAAACATAAACTATGACAGTAAATTTTGAATACGTAGGTGTAGATGCGAGTGAAACATTATCGGCTTTCACTGAAGAAAAATTAGAAAAACTTTTTAGTAGATATGAGTTTTTAATAAGTGCAACCGTTCATTTTAAGCAAGATGATAATGCTCATGATACTGGTAAAATTTGTAATATAGAATTAAGCTTACCAGGACCACGAATTTTTGCAACATCGAACGAGCGTAATTTTGAAGTATCGGTTCGTGAAACCGTTAGCGATTTAGAACGCCAACTTAAAAAGCGCAAAGAAGTTTATAAAACATATTAAAAAGTTGATTGTTTAACCGTTTTAGTACATTGTATTAAAAGGTGTTAATATGAGGTTTATTCTATTTATGATGATATGGTTCATTTCTTAAAATAGTAAAACCTCGGTATAATTGTTCAATAAAAAATAAACGAATCATTTGATGGGAAAATGTCATTTTAGATAATGATATTTTCCCATTTGCTTTTTTATAAATCTCATCAGAAAATCCGTAAGGTCCGCCAATTATAAAAACCAATTGTTTGATTCCAGAGTTCATATGTTTTTGTAAATAGTCAGAAAAACCTACAGAATCGAACTGTTTTCCGTTTTCATCTAGTAGAATTAGCACATCAGTGTTACTTAATTTCTTTAAAATAAGTTCGCCTTCTTTCT from Algibacter sp. L1A34 includes these protein-coding regions:
- a CDS encoding response regulator, which codes for MNAPINICIIDDDDIYKFTVVKTLELLEFEKNIKVFADGEEALEFLVENLNKDNELPDVIFLDINMPIMDGYQFMEEYVKIKSKLGKKTVIYMVSSSVDPVDIEKAKRISDISDYIIKPIEPGKLKSIMEKLIVENK
- a CDS encoding HPF/RaiA family ribosome-associated protein; the encoded protein is MTVNFEYVGVDASETLSAFTEEKLEKLFSRYEFLISATVHFKQDDNAHDTGKICNIELSLPGPRIFATSNERNFEVSVRETVSDLERQLKKRKEVYKTY
- the rlmH gene encoding 23S rRNA (pseudouridine(1915)-N(3))-methyltransferase RlmH, whose product is MTIKLIAIGKTDNKQLLSLIADYQKRLGFYIKFSLEIIPDIKNSKNLSEDLQKQKEGELILKKLSNTDVLILLDENGKQFDSVGFSDYLQKHMNSGIKQLVFIIGGPYGFSDEIYKKANGKISLSKMTFSHQMIRLFFIEQLYRGFTILRNEPYHHK